A single Macaca mulatta isolate MMU2019108-1 chromosome 11, T2T-MMU8v2.0, whole genome shotgun sequence DNA region contains:
- the NACA gene encoding nascent polypeptide-associated complex subunit alpha isoform X3, whose amino-acid sequence MFGEGCCCVSPLSNPAWSLRLSDFKLECVLGGMLYQVGLHNSPFFSSPPPFFISFCLSPAVLPMSSALSVTAALGQPGQTLPPPCSPAPQQCPLSTANQAAPFPSPSTIASTPFEVPFTQSSSGTALPLGTAPEAPTFLPNLIGPPISPAALALASPMIAPTLKGTPSSSAPLALVALAPHSVQKSSAFPPNLPSSPPSVAVAESGSVISLSAPIAPSEPKTNLIKVPSEVVPNPKGTPSPSCIVSTVPYHCVTPVASVQSGMASLPQTTPTTTLAITSLQVKDTTISSALTSPQNPGSLSLKGPVSPSAALPLSTQSLPVVTSSQKTVGPNTPPDFPIYLGSHLAPLYQSSFGSVQPLGQTSPSALTDPTVKTISIDHSSTGDSYPSQRSVIPPLPSRNEVVPATVAAFPVVAPSVDKGPSTITSITYSPSGSLNVATSSSLSPTTSLILKSSPNATHHYPLVAQMPVSSVGTTPLVVTNPCTIDAAATTFEVATCVSPPISSGPISNIEPTSPAALVMAPVAPKEPSTQVATTLRTPVSPPLPDPEDLKNLPSSVLVKFPTQKDLQTAPASPDGAAFSPAQAELTTKKDPTVLPLAQTVRKNSPSFQSTSSSPEISLSPETTVAKKSLEGPLPIGKPTSTVTSPLGVNSSSASVIKTDSYADPDSAGLLLKSSLVTPTVTAFPLQSADPAGVAPTTAKGTSTYTATASPFLEGTVSLAPENHPVKEAPADEDELPPLIPPEPISGGVPFQSVLVNMPTPKAAGIPVPTPSAKQPVMKNNKGSGTESDSDESVPELEEQDSTQATTQQAQLAAAAEIDEEPVSKAKQSRSEKKARKAMSKLGLRQVTGVTRVTIRKSKNILFVITKPDVYKSPASDTYIVFGEAKIEDLSQQAQLAAAEKFKVQGEAVSNIQENTQTPTVQEESEEEEVDETGVEVKDIELVMSQANVSRAKAVRALKNNSNDIVNAIMELTM is encoded by the exons ATGTTTGGGGAAGGTTGTTGTTGCGTGTCACCTTTATCTAATCCTGCGTGGTCACTTAGACTGTCAGATTTTAAACTCGAGTGTGTCCTAGGAGGCATGTTGTACCAAGTTGGGCTGCATAACTCACCTTTTTTCTCCTCCCCCCCCCCTTTCTTTATCTCCTTTTGCCTTTCTCCAGCTGTGCTACCTATGTCTTCAGCCTTGAGTGTCACTGCTGCCTTAGGCCAGCCTGGACAAACCCTCCCCCCTCCTTGCTCTCCTGCCCCACAACAGTGCCCTCTGTCAACTGCTAACCAGGCTGCCCCATTCCCTTCCCCCTCTACTATTGCCTCGACCCCTTTTGAAGTTCCTTTTACCCAGTCATCCTCTGGAACAGCCCTACCTTTGGGAACTGCCCCTGAAGCCCCAACTTTCCTACCAAACCTAATAGGGCCTCCCATCTCCCCAGCTGCCTTAGCTCTGGCCTCTCCCATGATAGCTCCAACTCTGAAAGGGACGCCTTCCTCTTCAGCTCCCTTAGCTCTGGTTGCCCTGGCTCCCCACTCAGTTCAGAAGAGTTCTGCTTTTCCACCTAACCTTCCTTCTTCACCTCCTTCAGTGGCTGTAGCTGAGTCAGGGTCAGTGATATCACTGTCAGCTCCCATTGCTCCCTCAGAACCAAAGACTAATCTTATTAAAGTTCCCTCTGAGGTAGTCCCTAATCCAAAAGGCACCCCCAGTCCTTCATGTATAGTCAGTACCGTTCCTTACCACTGTGTGACTCCCGTGGCCTCTGTTCAATCTGGAATGGCCTCCCTTCCTCAGACAACACCCACAACTACCCTAGCTATCACTTCCCTTCAAGTCAAAGATACCACCATTTCCTCAGCTCTAACTTCTCCGCAAAACCCAGGAAGCCTCAGCCTAAAGGGGCCTGTTAGTCCATCTGCTGCCTTACCTCTTTCAACTCAGTCTCTTCCTGTGGTGACCTCTTCTCAAAAGACTGTGGGTCCCAACACTCCCCCAGATTTTCCCATTTATCTGGGCTCTCATCTTGCACCTTTGTATCAAAGTTCTTTTGGTTCTGTCCAACCTTTAGGTCAAACAAGTCCCAGTGCTTTGACAGACCCTACAGTGAAGACCATTTCTATAGATCATTCTTCCACTGGGGACTCTTATCCTTCTCAGAGATCTGTaattcctccccttccttccagaAATGAGGTAGTTCCTGCTACTGTGGCTGCCTTTCCAGTGGTGGCTCCATCTGTTGACAAAGGTCCCTCTACCATCACTAGCATAACCTACAGCCCTTCTGGCTCCTTAAATGTAGCTACCTCCTCTTCATTATCTCCTACGACCTCTCTCATTCTCAAAAGCTCTCCTAATGCCACTCATCATTATCCTTTAGTGGCCCAAATGCCTGTTTCTTCTGTTGGAACCACCCCACTTGTGGTGACTAACCCCTGTACAATTGATGCAGCAGCTACTACCTTTGAGGTAGCTACTTGTGTTTCTCCTCCAATTTCATCAGGTCCCATAAGTAATATAGAACCAACTTCCCCTGCTGCCTTGGTTATGGCACCTGTGGCTCCCAAAGAGCCTTCTACTCAAGTAGCAACCACTCTGAGGACACCAGTCTCTCCTCCTCTGCCAGACCCTGAAGACCTCAAAAATCTCCCCAGTTCAGTATTGGTTAAATTTCCAACACAAAAAGACCTCCAAACTGCACCTGCCTCTCCTGACGGAGCTGCTTTCTCTCCAGCCCAAGCAGAACTCACCACCAAGAAAGACCCTACTGTGTTACCATTAGCCCAGACAGTTCGTAAAAATTCCCCTTCTTTCCAAAGTACATCCTCTTCTCCAGAGATATCTCTTTCTCCTGAAACCACCGTAGCAAAGAAAAGCCTTGAAGGCCCTCTCCCTATAGGTAAGCCAACCAGCACTGTGACCTCCCCGCTGGGTGTTAACTCCTCCTCGGCCTCTGTAATCAAGACAGATTCTTATGCAGACCCAGACTCTGCTGGTCTGCTTCTCAAAAGTTCTCTCGTTACCCCAACAGTGACTGCATTTCCTTTGCAAAGTGCTGACCCTGCTGGGGTGGCTCCCACAACTGCCAAAGGTACCTCAACTTATACAGCTACAGCCAGCCCTTTTCTAGAAGGAACTGTCTCTTTAGCTCCTGAAAACCACCCAGTTAAGGAAG CCCCTGCTGATGAGGATGAGCTGCCGCCTCTGATACCCCCGGAACCAATCTCTGGGGGAGTGCCTTTCCAGTCAGTCCTCGTCAACATGCCCACCCCCAAAGCTGCTGGAATCCCTGTCCCAACCCCCTCTGCCAAGCAGCCTGTTATGAAGAACAACAAGG GGTCTGGAACAGAATCTGATAGTGATGAATCAGTACCAGAGCTTGAAGAACAGGATTCCACCCAGGCAACCACACAACAAGCCCAG CTGGCGGCAGCAGCTGAAATTGATGAAGAACCAGTCAGTAAAGCAAAACAGAGTCGGAGTGAAAAGAAGGCACGGAAG gcTATGTCCAAACTGGGTCTTCGACAGGTTACAGGAGTTACTAGAGTCACTATCCGGAAATCTAAGAATATCCTCTTTGTCATCACAAAACCAGATGTCTACAAGAGCCCTGCTTCAGATACTTACATAGTTtttggggaagccaag ATCGAAGATTTATCCCAGCAAGCACAACTAGCAGCTGCTGAGAAATTCAAAGTTCAAGGTGAAGCTGTCTCAAACATTCAAGAAAACACACAGACTCCAACCGTACAAGAGGAGAGTGAAGAGGAAGAG GTCGATGAAACAGGTGTAGAAGTTAAAGACATAGAATTGGTCATGTCACAAGCAAATGTGTCGAGAGCAAAGGCAGTCCGAGCCCTGAAGAACAACAGTAATGATATTGTAAATGCGATTATG GAATTAACAATGTAA
- the NACA gene encoding nascent polypeptide-associated complex subunit alpha isoform X1, with product MFGEGCCCVSPLSNPAWSLRLSDFKLECVLGGMLYQVGLHNSPFFSSPPPFFISFCLSPAVLPMSSALSVTAALGQPGQTLPPPCSPAPQQCPLSTANQAAPFPSPSTIASTPFEVPFTQSSSGTALPLGTAPEAPTFLPNLIGPPISPAALALASPMIAPTLKGTPSSSAPLALVALAPHSVQKSSAFPPNLPSSPPSVAVAESGSVISLSAPIAPSEPKTNLIKVPSEVVPNPKGTPSPSCIVSTVPYHCVTPVASVQSGMASLPQTTPTTTLAITSLQVKDTTISSALTSPQNPGSLSLKGPVSPSAALPLSTQSLPVVTSSQKTVGPNTPPDFPIYLGSHLAPLYQSSFGSVQPLGQTSPSALTDPTVKTISIDHSSTGDSYPSQRSVIPPLPSRNEVVPATVAAFPVVAPSVDKGPSTITSITYSPSGSLNVATSSSLSPTTSLILKSSPNATHHYPLVAQMPVSSVGTTPLVVTNPCTIDAAATTFEVATCVSPPISSGPISNIEPTSPAALVMAPVAPKEPSTQVATTLRTPVSPPLPDPEDLKNLPSSVLVKFPTQKDLQTAPASPDGAAFSPAQAELTTKKDPTVLPLAQTVRKNSPSFQSTSSSPEISLSPETTVAKKSLEGPLPIGKPTSTVTSPLGVNSSSASVIKTDSYADPDSAGLLLKSSLVTPTVTAFPLQSADPAGVAPTTAKGTSTYTATASPFLEGTVSLAPENHPVKEGTSTFTTLSLVPTASDCPVAPSPQNTSAPLATLVLAPEIPKSVPSPSLPAAGTPPGTKKVDGISHTSALAPVASSPKEYPTEDSGASATASSKGSLTYLADSPSPLGVSVSQTKRPPTKKGSAGPDTPVGNLSSPVSPVEASFLPENILSFQDSKDSPATKHSPTPPSPKGAPAPSAVTPLSPKRVTLTPKETSTPSVVNPPFPKEGPATPAPKQASAPPALSRTSSSLKKVPATPSPKGTPTPPAATPPSPRGGLATPSPKGAPTPLAATPPPRKGGPATPSPKGTPKPPAATPPSPRGGPATPSPKGAPTPPAATPPSPKGGPATTPSPKGAPTPPAANPSSPKGGPATSSPKGGPATPSPKGGPATPSPKRAPTPPAATPPSPKGAPTPLAATPSPKGGPATPSSKGAPTPPAATPPSPKGGPAIPPHKGAPTPPAVTPPSPKGGSATPSPRGAPTPPAATPPSPKGNLAAPPHKEAPSPSVVTSPSPKGDPATSPPKGAPTPPAATPPSPKGTPTLPTTTPSSKGSPTTPSSKEDPTPPAATPSHKGGPAVTPPSPKRGPAIPSPKGDPTSPAVIPFSPKKAPATPVTREGPATPSKGDTTPLAVTPVSLKKAPATSAPKGGPATPSSKGDPTLPAVTPPSPKEPSVPKQAPTSSSPKKAPATPAPMGAPILPAVIPSSPKEVPATPSSRRDPIAQIATPLSKNTPATLAPKEALIPPAMTLPSPKKSPAIPAPKEAPATPSSKEASSPPAVTPSSYKGAPSPKEAPTPPAVTPPSPKKGPATPAPKGTPTSPPVTPSSLKDFPASPVSVTCKMGATVPQASKGLPAKKGPTALKEVLVAPAPESTPVITAPTRKGPQTKKSSATSPPMCPDPSANNGSKGPLSTVAPAPLLPAQKCSSKTSKGKDASHSPKGPLAPPESKASTPLTAAASEKVLPKPESASVSPPPTPPVSLPLAPSPVPTLPPKQQFLLSSPGLVLESPSKPLAPADEDELPPLIPPEPISGGVPFQSVLVNMPTPKAAGIPVPTPSAKQPVMKNNKGSGTESDSDESVPELEEQDSTQATTQQAQLAAAAEIDEEPVSKAKQSRSEKKARKAMSKLGLRQVTGVTRVTIRKSKNILFVITKPDVYKSPASDTYIVFGEAKIEDLSQQAQLAAAEKFKVQGEAVSNIQENTQTPTVQEESEEEEVDETGVEVKDIELVMSQANVSRAKAVRALKNNSNDIVNAIMELTM from the exons ATGTTTGGGGAAGGTTGTTGTTGCGTGTCACCTTTATCTAATCCTGCGTGGTCACTTAGACTGTCAGATTTTAAACTCGAGTGTGTCCTAGGAGGCATGTTGTACCAAGTTGGGCTGCATAACTCACCTTTTTTCTCCTCCCCCCCCCCTTTCTTTATCTCCTTTTGCCTTTCTCCAGCTGTGCTACCTATGTCTTCAGCCTTGAGTGTCACTGCTGCCTTAGGCCAGCCTGGACAAACCCTCCCCCCTCCTTGCTCTCCTGCCCCACAACAGTGCCCTCTGTCAACTGCTAACCAGGCTGCCCCATTCCCTTCCCCCTCTACTATTGCCTCGACCCCTTTTGAAGTTCCTTTTACCCAGTCATCCTCTGGAACAGCCCTACCTTTGGGAACTGCCCCTGAAGCCCCAACTTTCCTACCAAACCTAATAGGGCCTCCCATCTCCCCAGCTGCCTTAGCTCTGGCCTCTCCCATGATAGCTCCAACTCTGAAAGGGACGCCTTCCTCTTCAGCTCCCTTAGCTCTGGTTGCCCTGGCTCCCCACTCAGTTCAGAAGAGTTCTGCTTTTCCACCTAACCTTCCTTCTTCACCTCCTTCAGTGGCTGTAGCTGAGTCAGGGTCAGTGATATCACTGTCAGCTCCCATTGCTCCCTCAGAACCAAAGACTAATCTTATTAAAGTTCCCTCTGAGGTAGTCCCTAATCCAAAAGGCACCCCCAGTCCTTCATGTATAGTCAGTACCGTTCCTTACCACTGTGTGACTCCCGTGGCCTCTGTTCAATCTGGAATGGCCTCCCTTCCTCAGACAACACCCACAACTACCCTAGCTATCACTTCCCTTCAAGTCAAAGATACCACCATTTCCTCAGCTCTAACTTCTCCGCAAAACCCAGGAAGCCTCAGCCTAAAGGGGCCTGTTAGTCCATCTGCTGCCTTACCTCTTTCAACTCAGTCTCTTCCTGTGGTGACCTCTTCTCAAAAGACTGTGGGTCCCAACACTCCCCCAGATTTTCCCATTTATCTGGGCTCTCATCTTGCACCTTTGTATCAAAGTTCTTTTGGTTCTGTCCAACCTTTAGGTCAAACAAGTCCCAGTGCTTTGACAGACCCTACAGTGAAGACCATTTCTATAGATCATTCTTCCACTGGGGACTCTTATCCTTCTCAGAGATCTGTaattcctccccttccttccagaAATGAGGTAGTTCCTGCTACTGTGGCTGCCTTTCCAGTGGTGGCTCCATCTGTTGACAAAGGTCCCTCTACCATCACTAGCATAACCTACAGCCCTTCTGGCTCCTTAAATGTAGCTACCTCCTCTTCATTATCTCCTACGACCTCTCTCATTCTCAAAAGCTCTCCTAATGCCACTCATCATTATCCTTTAGTGGCCCAAATGCCTGTTTCTTCTGTTGGAACCACCCCACTTGTGGTGACTAACCCCTGTACAATTGATGCAGCAGCTACTACCTTTGAGGTAGCTACTTGTGTTTCTCCTCCAATTTCATCAGGTCCCATAAGTAATATAGAACCAACTTCCCCTGCTGCCTTGGTTATGGCACCTGTGGCTCCCAAAGAGCCTTCTACTCAAGTAGCAACCACTCTGAGGACACCAGTCTCTCCTCCTCTGCCAGACCCTGAAGACCTCAAAAATCTCCCCAGTTCAGTATTGGTTAAATTTCCAACACAAAAAGACCTCCAAACTGCACCTGCCTCTCCTGACGGAGCTGCTTTCTCTCCAGCCCAAGCAGAACTCACCACCAAGAAAGACCCTACTGTGTTACCATTAGCCCAGACAGTTCGTAAAAATTCCCCTTCTTTCCAAAGTACATCCTCTTCTCCAGAGATATCTCTTTCTCCTGAAACCACCGTAGCAAAGAAAAGCCTTGAAGGCCCTCTCCCTATAGGTAAGCCAACCAGCACTGTGACCTCCCCGCTGGGTGTTAACTCCTCCTCGGCCTCTGTAATCAAGACAGATTCTTATGCAGACCCAGACTCTGCTGGTCTGCTTCTCAAAAGTTCTCTCGTTACCCCAACAGTGACTGCATTTCCTTTGCAAAGTGCTGACCCTGCTGGGGTGGCTCCCACAACTGCCAAAGGTACCTCAACTTATACAGCTACAGCCAGCCCTTTTCTAGAAGGAACTGTCTCTTTAGCTCCTGAAAACCACCCAGTTAAGGAAGGTACTTCCACTTTTACTACTTTATCCTTGGTTCCTACAGCTTCAGATTGCCCTGTGGCTCCATCCCCCCAGAATACCTCTGCTCCTCTGGCTACCTTAGTGCTGGCCCCTGAAATCCCAAAGTCTGTGCCCTCACCCTCTCTTCCCGCAGCTGGGACTCCTCCAGGTACAAAAAAGGTTGATGGTATTTCTCATACTTCAGCATTGGCACCTGTTGCTTCCTCTCCCAAAGAGTACCCAACTGAGGACTCTGGTGCTTCTGCTACTGCATCTTCCAAAGGATCTCTGACTTACCTAGCTGACTCCCCATCTCCTTTAGGGGTTAGTGTGTCTCAGACTAAAAGACCTCCAACCAAGAAGGGTTCTGCTGGCCCTGATACTCCTGTTGGAAATCTCTCGTCCCCTGTTTCTCCAGTTGAAGCTTCGTTTCTTCCAGagaatattctttctttccaaGACTCTAAAGACTCACCCGCCACGAAGCATTCTCCCACTCCTCCATCCCCCAAAGGGGCCCCTGCTCCCTCAGCTGTGactcctctgtctcccaaaagAGTAACACTAACCCCCAAAGAGACCTCCACTCCTTCAGTTGTGAATCCGCCCTTCCCCAAAGAGGGTCCAGCTACCCCAGCACCCAAACAGGCTTCCGCTCCTCCCGCTCTATCCAGGACTTCTTCCTCCCTCAAAAAGGTCCCAGCTACGCCATCCCCCAAAGGGACCCCCACACCCCCAGCTGCAACTCCTCCCTCCCCCAGAGGAGGCCTAGCTACCCCATCCCCCAAAGGGGCCCCCACACCCCTAGCTGCAACTCCTCCTCCCCGCAAAGGAGGCCCAGCTACCCCATCCCCCAAAGGGACCCCCAAACCCCCAGCTGCAACTCCTCCCTCCCCCAGAGGAGGCCCAGCTACCCCATCCCCCAAAGGGGCCCCCACACCCCCTGCTGCaactcctccctcccccaaagGAGGTCCAGCAACTACCCCATCCCCCAAAGGGGCCCCCACTCCCCCAGCTGCAAACCCTTCCTCCCCAAAAGGAGGCCCAGCTACCTCATCCCCAAAAGGAGGCCCAGCTACCCCATCCCCAAAAGGAGGCCCAGCTACCCCATCCCCCAAACGGGCCCCCACTCCCCCAGCTGCAACTCCACCTTCCCCAAAAGGGGCCCCCACACCCCTAGCTGCAActccttccccaaaaggaggTCCAGCTACCCCATCCTCCAAAGGGGCCCCCACACCCCCAGCTGCAACTCCTCCCTCCCCAAAAGGAGGCCCAGCTATCCCACCCCACAAAGGGGCTCCCACTCCCCCAGCTGTGACTCCTCCCTCCCCAAAAGGAGGTTCAGCTACCCCATCCCCCAGAGGTGCCCCCACTCCCCCAGCAGCAACTCCTCCCTCCCCAAAAGGAAATCTAGCTGCCCCACCCCACAAAGAGGCCCCCAGTCCTTCAGTTGTAACTTCTCCCTCTCCAAAAGGAGATCCAGCTACCTCACCCCCCAAAGGGGCCCCCACTCCCCCAGCTGCaactcctccctcccccaaagGGACCCCCACTCTCCCAACTACAACTCCCTCCTCTAAAGGAAGCCCAACTACCCCATCCTCCAAAGAGGACCCCACTCCCCCAGCTGCAACTCCCTCCCACAAAGGAGGTCCAGCTGTGACTCCTCCCTCCCCTAAAAGAGGACCAGCTATCCCATCTCCCAAAGGGGACCCCACTTCCCCAGCAGTGATTCCTTTCTCCCCCAAAAAGGCTCCAGCAACTCCAGTCACCAGAGAAGGCCCAGCCACCCCATCCAAAGGCGATACCACTCCCCTAGCAGTGACTCCTGTCTCCCTCAAAAAGGCCCCAGCAACTTCAGCCCCCAAAGGAGGCCCAGCTACCCCATCCTCCAAAGGGGATCCCACCCTCCCAGCAGTGACTCCTCCTTCCCCCAAGGAGCCCTCAGTCCCCAAACAAGCTCCCACTTCTTCCTCTCCCAAAAAGGCCCCGGCAACTCCAGCCCCCATGGGGGCCCCCATTCTGCCAGCTGTGATTCCTTCTTCCCCCAAAGAGGTCCCAGCTACCCCATCCTCCAGAAGGGACCCCATTGCCCAAATAGCGACTCCTCTCTCTAAAAATACCCCAGCAACTCTAGCCCCCAAAGAGGCCCTCATTCCCCCAGCTATGACTCTTCCCTCCCCCAAAAAGAGCCCAGCAATTCCAGCCCCCAAAGAAGCCCCGGCTACCCCATCCTCCAAAGAGGCCTCCAGTCCCCCAGCAGTGACTCCTTCCTCTTACAAAGGGGCCCCATCTCCCAAAGAGGCCCCTACTCCTCCAGCTGTGACTCCTCCATCCCCCAAAAAGGGCCCAGCAACTCCAGCCCCCAAAGGGACCCCCACTTCCCCACCTGTGACTCCTTCCTCCCTCAAAGACTTCCCTGCCTCCCCAGTTTCTGTCACATGTAAAATGGGGGCCACTGTTCCTCAAGCATCTAAAGGGCTTCCAGCAAAGAAAGGCCCCACAGCTCTCAAAGAAGTACTTGTTGCCCCAGCTCCAGAAAGTACGCCAGTCATCACAGCTCCCACTCGGAAAGGTCCACAGACCAAAAAGAGTTCTGCCACTTCACCTCCTATGTGTCCAGATCCCTCAGCTAACAATGGTTCTAAAGGACCCCTTTCCACAGTGGCTCCAGCCCCTCTACTCCCTGCTCAGAAATGCTCTTCAAAGACATCAAAAGGCAAAGATGCTTCTCATTCCCCAAAGGGCCCCTTGGCTCCTCCTGAGTCTAAGGCATCCACCCCTCTAACAGCAGCTGCCTCTGAGAAGGTCCTTCCTAAACCTGAATCAGCATCTGTCTCTCCACCACCCACCCCACCAGTCTCTCTGCCTCTTGCTCCCTCCCCAGTTCCCACTCTGCCTCCTAAACAGCAATTTTTGCTGTCCTCTCCTGGGCTGGTGTTGGAATCACCCTCTAAACCCCTAGCCCCTGCTGATGAGGATGAGCTGCCGCCTCTGATACCCCCGGAACCAATCTCTGGGGGAGTGCCTTTCCAGTCAGTCCTCGTCAACATGCCCACCCCCAAAGCTGCTGGAATCCCTGTCCCAACCCCCTCTGCCAAGCAGCCTGTTATGAAGAACAACAAGG GGTCTGGAACAGAATCTGATAGTGATGAATCAGTACCAGAGCTTGAAGAACAGGATTCCACCCAGGCAACCACACAACAAGCCCAG CTGGCGGCAGCAGCTGAAATTGATGAAGAACCAGTCAGTAAAGCAAAACAGAGTCGGAGTGAAAAGAAGGCACGGAAG gcTATGTCCAAACTGGGTCTTCGACAGGTTACAGGAGTTACTAGAGTCACTATCCGGAAATCTAAGAATATCCTCTTTGTCATCACAAAACCAGATGTCTACAAGAGCCCTGCTTCAGATACTTACATAGTTtttggggaagccaag ATCGAAGATTTATCCCAGCAAGCACAACTAGCAGCTGCTGAGAAATTCAAAGTTCAAGGTGAAGCTGTCTCAAACATTCAAGAAAACACACAGACTCCAACCGTACAAGAGGAGAGTGAAGAGGAAGAG GTCGATGAAACAGGTGTAGAAGTTAAAGACATAGAATTGGTCATGTCACAAGCAAATGTGTCGAGAGCAAAGGCAGTCCGAGCCCTGAAGAACAACAGTAATGATATTGTAAATGCGATTATG GAATTAACAATGTAA